The following proteins come from a genomic window of Nicotiana tomentosiformis chromosome 12, ASM39032v3, whole genome shotgun sequence:
- the LOC104098697 gene encoding mitochondrial fission 1 protein A-like, whose translation MDAKIGKFFESIGDFFTGGDQIPWCDSDIVAGCEREVAEAEKGSSDELKSECIMRLSWALVHSKRPEDVQRGIAMLEASLGGSSSPLQMREKLYLLAVGYYRSGDYPRSRQLVDRCLEIAPDWRQALTLKKTIEEKITKDGVIGIGIAATAVGVLVGGIAAALARKN comes from the exons ATGGATGCAAAGATCGGAAAATTCTTCGAATCGATCGGCGATTTCTTCACTGGCGGAGATCAAATTCCGTGGTGCGACTCTGATATAGTCGCT GGTTGTGAACGTGAAGTTGCTGAGGCGGAAAAAGGTTCATCTGATGAACTTAAAAGTGAATGCATTATGCGTTTGTCTTGGGCTCTTGTTCACTCAAAAAGGCCTGAAGATGTACAGCGTGGGATAGCAATGCTTGAAG CTTCTTTGGGTGGCAGTAGCAGTCCCCTGCAAATGAGAGAAAAGCTTTATCTTCTGGCTGTTGGGTATTATAGGAGTGGGGACTATCCAAGAAGCAGGCAGCTTGTTGATCGTTGTTTGGAG ATTGCACCGGATTGGAGGCAAGCCTTGACTCTCAAGAAAACAATTGAAGAAAAAATTACCAAAG ATGGAGTTATTGGCATTGGCATTGCTGCTACTGCTGTTGGAGTTTTGGTCGGTGGAATTGCTGCTGCTTTAGCCCGCAAGAATTGA